A region of the Acidimicrobiales bacterium genome:
CGCCGTCGCAGCCCGGGTTGCGGCAGAAGAGGGTCTCGCGGGGGAAGGCGTAGGTGCTGCAGGTCCGGCAGCGGCTGCCGAGCAGCGCCGGCGTGTCGCCGTCGGCGGTGAACCAGCCCTCGACGGCGGGGACGCGGGTCTTGGTGGCGGCCATCGGGGAAGTCTAACGCCCCGTCAGAATGCGCTTCAGGGGCCCTTCGGGCCGGCCTGCTCCGGGGCACCCGTTCGCCTCGGGAACAGCGCCGGGCGTACCCCCCGGCCCCGGCGCGCCGCCTGCCCCGCGAGCCGGCCCGTGACCCCGACGTAGATTCGCCTTCTGCCGCCCCGGCCCGATCGCGAGCGCACCCATGGACCTGACTGTCGTCGACTCGTTCACCGACCGCCCGTTCGCGGGCAACCCTGCCGCCGTCGCCGTCCTCGACGCCTTCCCCGACGACGCCCGCATGCAGGCGGTCGCCGGCGAGATGAACCTCTCGGAGACGGCGTACGCCGTGGCGCGCCCCGACGGCTCGTACGACCTGCGTTGGTTCTCCCCCACGGTGGAGGTCGACCTGTGCGGTCACGCCACCTTGGCCACCGCCCATGTGCTCGGCGGGTCGGGGAGGTTCCACACCAGGAGCGGCGAGCTCGTCTGCGCCCCCGCCCCGGACGGCTGGATCGACATGGACTTCCCGGCCGACCCCTACACGCTCGACGACGCGCCGCCGGCGATCGATGCCGCCCTCGGCTCCGATGGCGCGGCGGCGGTGCGCGCCGTGGCCCGTGCCCGGGCGGCCATCCTGGTGGAGTTGGCCGACGCCGCCGTCGTCCGGGGGCTCCGCCCCGACCAGGCTGCCGTGGCCGCCCTCGGATCGTTCATGGTCATCGTCACCGCCGCTGCCGACCGGCCCGGCATCGACTGCGTGAGCCGGGTGTTCGCCCCCAACGCCGGCATCCCCGAGGACCCCGCGACCGGCGCGGCCCACTGCACGCTGGCCGGCTACTGGGGCGACGCATTGGAGCGTGACGAGCTGACGGGGGAGCAGGCATCGGCCCGCGGGGGGATCGTGCGGATGCGCAGGCGCGGCGACCGCGTGATCCTCGGGGGCCGGGCGGTGACGGTCTCACAGGTGCACCTGGTCGTCTGAGTCGCCGCCGCGTCCGGCTCGGCGCGCCCGGGCCGGTGCGCACGGGACGGTGACCGTTCAGCTGCTGGCTTTGCGCACGCCCTTGCGGTAGGCACGCGGGAAGACGGCGCGGCCCACGGGAGCGAGCCGGGCGATCGGCGCGGCGTCGATGTCCATCTTCGGTCCACCGATACGGGCGAGCAGCAGTCGGGACACCTGCTCTTCGGAGCGGCGCACCATCCTCGGGGGCATGGGCATGCCCTCGTCGAGGGCGGCCGATCCCATCGCCGTGGGGACCCACCCCGGGTACAGGACGTGAAGGTGCACACCGCGTTCCTCGGCGTCGAACGACATGCTCTCGGTGAAGGCGCTCAGCGCAGCCTTCGACGCGCCGTAGGCGGCCTCGTGTGCTCCCGGCCCCGGCGCCCGGCCGCTGTCGGAGGACACGTTGACCACGACGCCGCGACGCCTTTCGAGCATGCCCGGGAGGACCGCCAGCGTCCCCGCCACCGCCGCGAAATAGTTGGTCTCCATCACCGCGCGGTACGCCGCCAGGCCGGCGCCGGTGCCTCCCCGGGGTGGGCCGATGCCGGCGTTGTTCACGAGGACGTCGATGCGGCCGTGCTCGTTCTCGACCAGGGCGAGCGTGGTCGAGAAGTGGTCCGTGTCGCTGACGTCGCACGTGACCGTGGACGATCCCGGCGACAGGCGCCGCATGTCGTCGCCGAGCGTCGTGAGCAGCTCCTGGCGCCGCGCCACGCCCGTGACCAGCGCGCCACCCGCGGCCATGTCGAGCGCGAACCGCCGCCCCAGGCCCGACGACGCCCCGGTGACCACCACCACCGCCCCGCGCAGATCGAACATGGCTCCTCCGTCCCCGGCCCGGCCCACTGCGGGGCCCGCGCCGTGGACCCATGGTAGGAACACGGCCGGTGGACGCGGCGCGCACGGCCCGGGAGCTCTGGCACCTGTTCGAGCCGGTGCACGCCGTGACCTACTTCGCCGAGGAGTCGGCCGAGGCGTACGCCTCCGCCGGGCTGGAGGGCTTCTGGATGGGCTACGTCGCCGGTCGGGCCGCTCCCATGGGAGCCGTCGGGCCCGCCGTCGTCGACGCCACCTTCTTCAGTCTCCACCCCGCCCGGGTGGCCCGGGCCCTTC
Encoded here:
- a CDS encoding PhzF family phenazine biosynthesis protein is translated as MDLTVVDSFTDRPFAGNPAAVAVLDAFPDDARMQAVAGEMNLSETAYAVARPDGSYDLRWFSPTVEVDLCGHATLATAHVLGGSGRFHTRSGELVCAPAPDGWIDMDFPADPYTLDDAPPAIDAALGSDGAAAVRAVARARAAILVELADAAVVRGLRPDQAAVAALGSFMVIVTAAADRPGIDCVSRVFAPNAGIPEDPATGAAHCTLAGYWGDALERDELTGEQASARGGIVRMRRRGDRVILGGRAVTVSQVHLVV
- a CDS encoding SDR family oxidoreductase, which gives rise to MFDLRGAVVVVTGASSGLGRRFALDMAAGGALVTGVARRQELLTTLGDDMRRLSPGSSTVTCDVSDTDHFSTTLALVENEHGRIDVLVNNAGIGPPRGGTGAGLAAYRAVMETNYFAAVAGTLAVLPGMLERRRGVVVNVSSDSGRAPGPGAHEAAYGASKAALSAFTESMSFDAEERGVHLHVLYPGWVPTAMGSAALDEGMPMPPRMVRRSEEQVSRLLLARIGGPKMDIDAAPIARLAPVGRAVFPRAYRKGVRKASS